The nucleotide window CACGCCGTCGTCGAGGGTCTCTTCGGCGGTCGCGTACAGTTTGGCGTATATCTCGTCGAACCCGTCGCGAACGGTGTCGGCGACGCCGTCGCGGTCGACCTCGACGCTCTTGCCGTCCGGGCGGTGGACCAAGGTGAGCTCCTCGTCGTCGACCTCGTGGGGACCGATCTCGATCCGGAGCGGGACGCCGTTCAGCTCGTGTTCGTTGAACTTGAACCCGGGGTTGCGCTCGTCGCGGTCGTCGAGTTCGACGCGGATCCCGGCGTCGTCGAGGTCGTCGGCCACGCCCTCGGCGTAGTCGAGCACGTCGTCTTTCGTGTCCTCCTGCCAGATGGGGACGACGACGACCTGCGTGGGCGCGACCGTGTGCGGGAGGATGAGCCCCTGCTCGTCGGAGTGGGTCATGATCAGCGCGCCGAGCGCGCGCCACGAGAGCCCCCACGAGGTCGTGTGCGCGGTCCGCTCCTCCTCGTCCTCGTCGGAGTAGGTGATGTCGAACGCCTCCGCGAACGACTGCCCGAGGTGGTGCGAGGTGCCCGCCTGGACCGACTTCCCGTCCGGCATCAGCGCCTCGACGGTCGTCGTCGTGTCCGCGCCCGGGAACTTGTCGTGGTCGGGCTTCTGACCCTTCAGGACGGGCAGCGCCAGCAGGTCCTCGTAGACGGACTCGTACTGGTCGAGCCGCGTCATCGTCTCCTCCCACGCGTCCTCGTGGGTCGCGTGCGCCGTGTGGCCCTCCTGCCAGAGGAACTCCTTCGTGCGGAAGAACGGCTTCGTCTCCGTCGCCTCCCACCGGACGACCGAGCACCACTGGTTCACGCGCAGCGGGAGGTCGCGGTGGCTCCGGACCCACTGGCTGATGTACGGGGTGATGATCGACTCGGAGGTGGGCCGGACCGCCAGCCGCTCTTCGAGTTCCTTGTTGCCGGCCTCGTCGACCCACGCGACCTCGGGGTCGAACCCCTCGACGATGTCCTTCTCCCGTTCGAGGTACGACTCGGGGATGAACAACGGGAAGTAGGCGTTCTGGACGCCGGTCTCCTTGAACTTCGCGTCGAGGAAGCCCTGAAGCCGCTCCCAGACCGCGTACGCCCGCGGTCGGGTGACGATGAAGCCGCTCATCCCCTCGGGCCCGTAGTCGGCTAACCCCGCCTTCTGTACGACCTCGGCGTACCACTCGCCGGTGTTGTGCGTCTTGGACTCGGTGATCCCGAGTTCTTGGTCGTCGTCGCTCATTACCTTCGAAAGCGGGTGTCGCGGGCTTAAAAGGTCCGAACCCGACCGCCGCGCGGCCGGTCGCCGGGTCGACCCGTCCGCTTCCTGTCGAACGTTCACGTCCCGCTTGGGTGGAATTCGCGGAAACGTTAACCGCCTCGCGTCGCCTACCTCGCCCATGGACCTGTCGGGGCTGCGCCGACACAAGCCGCGGTCGCTCGCCGGGCGGCGGGAGGCGGCGGTGTTGGCACCGGTGATCGCCCGCCGCGGCGACGCCCACCTCCTCTTCACCAAGCGAGCCGCGCACCTCGGCGAACACCCCGGACAGATGAGCTTCCCCGGCGGCGGCCGCGAACCGATCGACCGGACACTGACGGACACCGCGCTGCGCGAGGCCGACGAGGAAGTCGGGATGCGATCGGACGAGGTCGACGTCGTCGGGCGGATCGACGACACGCGCACGTCGAGCAAGTACGCGGTCCGCCCGTTCGTCGGCGTCGCGCCCGACCGCGAGTACGTCCCAGACGAGTCGGAGGTCGCGGAGGTGGCGATCCTGTCGGTCGACGCGCTCACCGACCCCGCGAACTACGAGTCGGAGCGTCGGATCGGTCACCCGGAGTACGGCGACCACCGCGTTCACTACTTCCACGTCGACGGCTACACGGTCTGGGGCGTGACCGGTCAGATGGTCGTCCAGCTGTTGGAGCGCACGACCGACTGGCGCGCGCCGGCGGAACCCGACCGCGTCGTCGGCGCGGACGCGGAACTGCCGATATAGGAGTTAGCCGCTCCGTCGAATCACCGCTCAGAACAGTCCCGTTACGCCGATAAACAGGAACAGCACGCCTAATCCGCGATACAGCCGGACAGGGGTGTCGGACTCCTCGGATCGGTCGGACTCCTCGGATCGGTCGGAAGACGAGCGTCGAAGGAACTCGAATCCGAACGCGTGAACGCTCTTCGGAAGGACGACGTAGGCAAGGCCGAGGACGACAGCTATGACGTGTCCGACCTGCCACAGCGTGCTCATACGCTCTCTTCAGCGACCGAACACATAGGCCTACTGGCGAACCTGCGGCTCTCACTGAGTGGACGTTTTAGGTGAGCTAGTTTGGATGGCAGGATCCCAACGGAGCCGACTTATACTAGATCTGAAACGGAGCTATCGCCGCACGAACCGAAACCATCGAGGCCCCGGTCGCCCGGCGATACGACCGCGTTTTTCTTTATAAATAGCCGATCGACGCGAACACCGCCGAAGCCCCAGCCGCGAGGACTCGCGCGACTCGCTGCGCGCTTCGGTCGCTCACTTCGTTCGCTCCCTCCAGTGCTTGCTTCGCCGTGCTTCGCCCTCGCGGCTGCCCCTTCGAGCCCTACCCGCCCCGCACCGCACAGCACCTCACGCCTCCTCAGCCTCGTCGGTGGCGGTCTTCGCTTCGCTCCGACCGCCAGCGACTCCAGCGAGGGACCGAAGGTCCCTCTGGCAGCCGGCGCGTAGCGCCGGCGACCTCGCGCGTGCTGTCTCGCGCCCTCCGGGCGCTCGCAGGCACGCGCCACCCCACCGCAGATCGTCGGTCGTCGCGTACGGTGTCACTCGACCGGGGTCACTTTGAGTCGGAGCGTCAGGTTCGCGCATCGGCCAACGCCGCAACGAGGTCGCGGTCGCGGTCACGTCCGTCAGTATTCTTCCGGCCCTGAATCCACGTACCCTTTCAGCGCTATCGGGACCACGAAGAATCCTATCACACAGGTGATCGTCACGACTATCTGGTCTATCCTCGGAAGGTCACCGGCCACGAGCAGGAACCACAGCGACGTACCGAGGTAGAGAAACGCGACCGCCCATCGAACGGCGGGGCTCTCGAGCATCCGAACGTGGTTCACAACTGCGATCATATATGTCTGCTGTACTAAACGTTCGGGGTTCGTCTCGTTCGCTCTCTCCAGTGCTTCCTGTAGGGCGCTCGCCCTCGAAACTACCTATTCGTCCCGCCCGCACAGCACTACAACCGCACCTCACGCCTACCCAACCCCGCCGCTCGCGGCGTCCCTCGCCGGTGCTGTCGCCGGCGCGAAGCGCCGGCTTTCAGGGGCATTTCGGCCCCTCTCGACTCTCGGGCACGAGGCGGCCTCGCAGGCACGCGCCACCGCACCGCAGATTGCCCCTCATGGCGTGTTCCGTCACTCGGTGGGGGTCACTTCGAGTCGGAGCGTCAGGTCCGCGCCGTCGGCCAACGCGGCCACGAGGTCGCGGTCGAGGTCGGCCGCGGCCCCCTCGCCCCCGACGAAGATCGTGCGCTCGTCGTCGGTGTAGTCGCTCGTGCGCCCGACCATTGAGCGGTCGTCGACGAGCGCGAGGTCGGGGTCGCCGCGGCCCGTGAGCGTCTCGCGATGGGTCTCGTCGCCGTCGTCGACGACGAACGTCGCCTCGATCGTCGCGCTCGCGTCGCGACACGCCTCGCGGAACTCGGGGGCGAAATCTCGCGGTGTGCGGTCCGCCTCGACGCCGACGATACAGTCGCCGGCGGGGGTGAGCCAGTCGTCGCTCGTGAGTTCGACCGTGCTCGCGTGTTCGGCGGTGACGTTCTCGTGGCCGACCGCGCGGACGACCTCGACGAGGGGGTCGTCGGAGTCCGACCCCGCGTTGTCGAGGTCGTCCGCCGCTGCGTCGCTCATACGCGTCGAGTCGGCGGCGGCGGAACAAGTGCGCGTCGCTTCCGACCGGATCGAGGCTGACCCCGGCGGCGTCGCTTCAAACGTCCGCGCCTTCGGCGAGCGCGGGGACGAGGCGAGCGGGGTTCTTCGCCAGCACGCGGGCCATCAGGTCCTCGGAGACATCGAGGGTGAGCACCTCCATCACGCCGACGTTCGGGTGGACGTCGGGTGCGCCGGACCCGAACAGGACGCGGTCTGGGTGTTCCAACACGCCGCGTTCGAGCACCTCGCGGTAGCGCACCGCGCTCGTGTCGACGTACAC belongs to Halorubrum sp. DM2 and includes:
- the proS gene encoding proline--tRNA ligase, whose translation is MSDDDQELGITESKTHNTGEWYAEVVQKAGLADYGPEGMSGFIVTRPRAYAVWERLQGFLDAKFKETGVQNAYFPLFIPESYLEREKDIVEGFDPEVAWVDEAGNKELEERLAVRPTSESIITPYISQWVRSHRDLPLRVNQWCSVVRWEATETKPFFRTKEFLWQEGHTAHATHEDAWEETMTRLDQYESVYEDLLALPVLKGQKPDHDKFPGADTTTTVEALMPDGKSVQAGTSHHLGQSFAEAFDITYSDEDEEERTAHTTSWGLSWRALGALIMTHSDEQGLILPHTVAPTQVVVVPIWQEDTKDDVLDYAEGVADDLDDAGIRVELDDRDERNPGFKFNEHELNGVPLRIEIGPHEVDDEELTLVHRPDGKSVEVDRDGVADTVRDGFDEIYAKLYATAEETLDDGVREADDRADILGTLGQHGGYVKAPWCGDEACEEPIKEPLAAEIVMVPFEDEDPLADGDGDETCAMCENDAERTAYFAKTY
- a CDS encoding CoA pyrophosphatase, translated to MDLSGLRRHKPRSLAGRREAAVLAPVIARRGDAHLLFTKRAAHLGEHPGQMSFPGGGREPIDRTLTDTALREADEEVGMRSDEVDVVGRIDDTRTSSKYAVRPFVGVAPDREYVPDESEVAEVAILSVDALTDPANYESERRIGHPEYGDHRVHYFHVDGYTVWGVTGQMVVQLLERTTDWRAPAEPDRVVGADAELPI
- a CDS encoding DUF371 domain-containing protein is translated as MSDAAADDLDNAGSDSDDPLVEVVRAVGHENVTAEHASTVELTSDDWLTPAGDCIVGVEADRTPRDFAPEFREACRDASATIEATFVVDDGDETHRETLTGRGDPDLALVDDRSMVGRTSDYTDDERTIFVGGEGAAADLDRDLVAALADGADLTLRLEVTPTE